From the Juglans microcarpa x Juglans regia isolate MS1-56 chromosome 7D, Jm3101_v1.0, whole genome shotgun sequence genome, the window TTTAATGAGAATAATTTGATTGTTTTAGGAATCAAAATACAATGATGATGGacattacatattattttcttaagaaaattaaaaaagtatcaAAATTTGCTAATTAGGAGGTAATATTGGAAAAAAGAGTTTCACAACAGATAAATTAGCATGTTAGCACACTACTTATAgtaggattcattataaattaaaaaaataaaaatattaataattttttagcatACTTAATTTAGAAATATCACGtcaaaattatcaaatcaaaCGGTGTGCTAGTTGCatagaaaataaaacttttaaatagattttctagagagagagattccgtttggatacagaaaaactctcaattcatctcatcattacaattcttctaaattttcatacaaaatataataaataatttaattgtttcaaattttaaaataataataatatcaaaaaataatattataataatattttattcaatttataatctaaaacttttacttttcatcttattatccaaatcaGATGCTAATTCAGGAACTAATTTAGGTATTATGGGAAAGAGTATCCCAACCGCAGGAAACACGAGTGTGTAATATATACGCCAAGGGTAGCATGAAAAGTTAGCAAAAAGTATCCATCTTTTCCCCGTACATCACGCCTCAGATATATTTAGATATCCAGAGAGTTCTTTCATATACATGATATTGACATGATCTCAAGAGTCGAACCACAGGCACAAAATTAAAGCTAGCTCTCGCCCAGGAGTATCTCATGCAAAGCTCTTGCTTTTTCCACAACACATGAGTACTCCAGGACAGCCGATTAAAGTGAAGTGGATATATATGGATCTTGGTGTCTCTGTTGTATGAGATATATTAAAACATGTGATATTGCTTTAAAGACATGTTAGTTTCAATGAGATTctctggatatatatatatatatatatatatatatttttgtttctcgTATTCCATATGCATCATTCAAAATGTATATGGTGGTTGAACTGCATGCATTCCTATCATATATATGCTAGTGAGTAATGCACCATATCTTATGCATCTTCCCCATAAGAGAAAGCCCAAATTTATATATGAGTGTCTTCAAGTCATGGATCTGTGTTGTATACATGCTTAGATTGATTTTATCTTCGATCAAGTGTTTGAAGAGAGATAGACACAATATTAAATAGAGATttgctattcatcatcatcatcatacaccacataccacactaatttttattttttaaagatttttaaaatattttgttttattttttctaaactaatcGAGTTCTTTTACTCATCGTCTATCTATTCATTACacatttggtaaggaaaaaaaattaaaaaattatgtgtggtgtgtagtgtaaggatgatgaatagattttttctattaaatatttatactatTAAGAAATGATATACGAGCAACGGAAAaggttataaaattaatctacatgatgtttttttttttaattagaaaaattcagTCAGAGAGGCCGTTTAGagaatatctatattttatgaGTTGTAAACGTTATTTATTATAGATATTTGCATCAAAGGCCACCGTGGCCATAATCTCATCTCTTGATTAGAGGGAGATCTCTTCCCCGGCATGCACATGCACGTGGAGGAGTACATGATAGTATATACTGCACATGAATGATACGCTGGTGATTGCACGTGCAGGTGTTATTTCAAGAATCTAATACACGTTGCTTTTTTGCTTGCTAAAAGTGTGAATGGTAAGTGTATGAACCACGGCTTGCTTTTTTGAGTCACGTGATAGAACTATCGTTTTTCATCCTTGCGGATTTGATTCTTGTCTACAATAAATATCTTTGTGTAATTATCAGCTCAATAactatttatttgaaaacagaTTGGAATTGAGAAATCACAGTGAAATAATGCTGAAGATATTGCTTGAAAACACATGGATGATGAAGATGGTGAAATAGTTCAGATTTTATAATGGGGAATCGTTACAATTGGGTCTGGGTGagtctttttttaatttaggtctcgtttgattacgcagttcagataaaatgaaatgttttgttgaaaattaaacaaaatattattataatattatttttattttgaaatttaaaaaaagttgaattgtttattatatattgtgtgagagtttaaaaaagagatgcggctactatgccgcccgaTGTTGACCGCTGGGTGTACCGTccagtgtaaatttttttttcttttttcctttttatattttttaatacatttaaatattttaaaaaaataaaaaaaataccaatacacttaaaatcatttccttaattactaagttaaaaaaaaaaagaaaatttttttcccaagcggtcaaatggagcggtACAAATAGATGGGTAAAGTAGtgtttctcttaaaaaaattataataattatatgagataaaatgagataaatttgattttgtaaCTCTCAGACACACCTTTGAGCGAGTAGGGGTACAGTAGTCCTAGACCCCTATCCCATTTTTGGAGGAACAATCCTCCCATTAATTCCCTGTAAAccttcccaaaaacaaaaaataaaaaagatatatgaattaaataaatgtttactcaaaatttacattcaGGAAGACTAGCACACCGTGTTGCATGTGAACTCTGATATATAAATCCTCAATACAATGCCAATCGAACCAAACACATGATTCCTATGCACCACCTGAATTTTGGAATGAAATGATGTAGATACCCAACAACCGTTCACAGCCGAACATTAAATACAAGAAGATGGTCAGATGTAACACCTGCGGTCCAAAGTCTGGTACAACAGCGTTGCAGCAGCATCTTTACCTTCGTACTAACACTGACGAAGTACTTGGGGACTAATGAAACACTGACAGGATTCTACCCGGTACTTCAATTAAGATGGCTACCGAACATGGGGATAGAGATCTTGCCATTCCGTCTTCATCATCTCTGCAAACTGAGAAAACAGCTCTGTTAGCTTTTCAAGGGACCAAAAAATTAAATGggacacaaaatatgcaaatccatcacaaaataaaaatatgttgattTCGGTGCATCTTTTTATTATGATGTGGTGGGGAACTTGTCATAATCGTAACAAAAGCACAGAGCACATCCACAAGCAACGACCACTCTCCTTGAACATCATAGGCTCTTATTTATGGATCTTTCATATGGCTCTATCACGCGTGCATCTTTTCTTTGCTGTACTGACATCTCTTTTTTGAATGTACTCTCCAAAAATTATACTCCAATGAAAACCAAAGAGGATCGTGACTTAGAGCCAGATAAGACCGGATCAGCAAGCTGAAATCCTCACATGTCCACAACCAAACCTAATACAGCAACCAACCTTCAATTACATGATGTACATCATATCCGGGTAAAGTAAGACACCGACAGCCAGAACCTAACAAAATGCCCAATCAGCAAACAGAGACCGCACCCCTTGTTATCTATAGCTACACTTGGAgatgtttggtaatgtttttcatctcatttcatatcatctcatctcattttctttctaaatatcacttaaatacaaaccctttcaaactaatcattataactttttcaaacttttaaacaaaatataaaaaacaattcaactttttcaaatctcaaaacaaatacaatattaaaaaattatattctaacaatattttaactttataatatttttattcaattttttctcttttcttttccaaaactctataaaatattataactcaaatcattttattattattcacatatcatttcattactatttacatatttctcatctcattttacttcCCAAACATCTTAGTATCCATGGTGAAAGACATCATCCGCATCATTTTATCATGTTTTAGTAGCCACACCAATCATCTGGTGTGATTGCATCAAACTACAGGAGTTTAGAAGTCGATATCAACAAACGAAAAGTGAGCAACTCTCTACACGTTATCCACACACCAAACtctttaaattatgttatatgcTACCACACCTGAAAAACCCCATATGGGACCCAAAAGAAGAAAGCATTTAAAAGGCACAGTACGCTTGCTGTTGAGCACTGGCTTGTTGTATCAACTGGGAATATATGTACTCGTCAACCCTCTGTTTAGCCAAAGCTACCTTTTATACACccaaaaagtttcaaaaagaaattgttaaatatagtataaatagtagaTAAATAGTAGCTCCTCAACAGTCTTAGATAGTTGCTCTAAATATCAAGCTTATCTCTAAAATATCAAGCTTATCTCTTACaaccatttttattatttatttgtctcCTGAGACTTCTCCTATAAAAGGAGATTATTTGTAAACGAAATAATATCTGTGTGGGACATAGAAGAGGGCCATTTGTAGAGATAGAGATAATCTTGTTagagtttatatattttgtacaaacaCTTTGAAATATACTGTTACCGCTACGATGAACGTAGGCAAGTTGTCGAACCACTTACATATTGTCTCTATCTTGTGTTTAAGTATGATTTTGGGTGGTTTTGAtacaacagaaaaaaataagaatcatGATAACATATTCATGTTCTCTacagaaaagattaaaaataatcagCCTCTGTTTTCCTATAAGAAAAAAGGAATCCCACCCTTTTCCAAGATATCAAATTTTAACTATTTCCAATAATATAATCACTGTTTTGTACTTCATACAGCATTCTTGATATTATCCaaaaacttatattatataaagcTACTAGTCAACCGCAGACCAAAAGCTATTACTAAACCAACAGTGCAACAAGCTCTTGCTAGTCTTTTTCTTCCCTTCACACTAGCACAACTATCCTCTTTCTTAGTCCTTGCATAAATGAATTATCCTTCTGCACGGTTTCCACTTCCATTGcttctttttgggttttttctttggCCAGGGAGGGGGCTAATTAAAGGGTTAATCTTTCTGTAAGAGTTTTGATCTTTTTCCAAActgaaagtaaaattattatcttcaaataagattatatgaaaagGACATCGCAATTCATACTCTAAAGGGGAACCCATTCAACAAAAGAAACTGTTTGGCTAGGAAGAAATTGAATCCTTTCATCAGATGATGTCCTTTATGGAAGTAAATATCTTTATTGCTGCATGGTAAAAAACTTTAGTTGTTGTGGGCGCTTGAGACAGAGTTAAACTTGTGATCATGATgtaattcatataatatattaatgaaaacttggtaaaaaagaaagaaaatttgtttggaaaattcTTCAAATTGGAGGGGAAATGGTCCCACATTGGCCTAAGCTAGGTCCAACCGTTGCTACTGGTAACCATTAGAACAGGCAGCACATTATGAGGCCCAAGCCCCTACCTACCTGTGCCTAGTGATGGGATTCCATTGACAATGATGTTTTCCCTTGATCATGATATAACCAAGAAAGATTAATATACCTGTTAGCAAAACCGCCAAATTGAATTTGTCTATGTTTTTGTTCACCTTTCCCACCATAAACCTGCAAAAAAGAAACCCATAGAAGCTGAAACAAATCCAAGGTCCTCTATagttttatttcaataattaaagCTACACTAAATATATGCCCttctcatatttatctattaatcaTCAACTCTATCCTCATGGTAAGAATGTATACGTACTGGTTGGAAATAGAAAAACCCTGAAATTTGAAACCAATATATGTCAATGAGTCCTATTCAAGTAGAGAAATATTTCTTATCAACCAAGTAGCTCGTGTGAAGTAACGACTTGTGGGTCCTTAATAGCAACAACAAGCAgtaactttcttcttttttaaatgacaCGGAACCTCACCATGGCAAGGCCTTTTGAACACACATCCCTGAGGAGTGTCCGTGGATACACGACCCCAACCGCCAGAACTGTGTATCAGGTTATGTAAAGGAACTCCAAGTGCAAAACTGAATTCAGGATGTCCGATTCTACAGCACATCCCAAACCTGTCCTTCGATCACTAGACTACACCCTAATGGGTACAAGCAGTAACTTGTTCCTCTCATAGATTCCTAACTAGGCACAATATGCAACTTCACAATTAGAGATCACAACCTTTTAATGCACGGTATTCTTTAACCTTAACTTTTCGGAACGTGCAATAAGGAGTTCCTTGCCTTGTTTTCAGACTTTAAGATCTGCCTACCTTTATCATTGCTCCAGACTCATTTGTAACCCTTGATATGTTGGAGCCGCACCTGCCAATCAGCCCACCAACCAGTGTTTCCAATATCACCATCTCAAAGGTTACATAATCAGCTGCAAGATTGGTTGTCCTAAAGATGATGtggttatgaaaaatattaaaacttgaTAGAACTGCAAAAGATGGTCATTTAATATGGGAAAACATCAATAACCTGAAGTTGGGTCCAGATATTGTTGGGGTGGTCTGATTGATGTATAATTGTATGCTGGGCTAATAGAAATCACTTGTCGTGGTGGTTTTCTCTAAATAAAATGGATTAGATCATGATtataaacattaatttcaaaAAGAAGACTGAATAAACGTCTAAAAGACAAAGCACTGTCAATCAGGATTCAGTGTAAGACCTTAGTTGAGAACCAATCTCTTCCAAAGCCTTCAGTACTGCAGGAACATCACCTGATATCTGTGTTTAACAGAAACCgtatcattattcattattagcagtagaaagaaacaaaagaggCATATATAAGCATGAATaggatgaaatgaattaaactTCATTAGCACAACAAAATGGAAGTCTTGTATTTTAATGGCTCAACACCTTAAATATTAACGATATGCAACACCACATCAAACATCTTTCAACAAATGACTACACAATGGATGGAGAAGCTATTTTCACCTAATTGTTAACAGTTTACTTGGAATGCTTTTGCATATATTGATTGCACTGAAAATGCATCTAGttagaaaaatgaaaccaaGCAAAAAAAGTTTTCGTTCCTCATGTTTGACAAGCTTATGtaggtaaaataattttaaaaaaccaaataataaaacatactCTACTATACCACTGAGAGCATTAATTTTAGTTCCATTCAGCATTGACACTGTACACAAACTCACCTGTACCACTCGATCAGATTCATGAGCAGACGCACACAAAGGCATCTGATTCTGAGCAAGAACAGTAATTGTAGCACCAAAAGAATTTCTCACTTTCTCAATGTTTTGACTAGACATCCCAATTAAAGAACATGCTTGGGACCCAGCAATCAAAAGCCTTATTCTATTGGCAGCCACTTGTCCTGCAGCAACTTTTGTCTCTGTAATACTATCATCTTCCTGTAGgaaggaaatttttttatttggttagaGCCACCacagcatcacaaaaaaaaaaaagttgcatgaCTTCTTTTTGGGGCGAAGTTTTTAAATTTCGGCCCACAGGTCTTTCACTTCTTATTGTGCCATCAGTAATTGTGGACATGGCTAGTAGCCTAGTACACACAATGACAGtctttttcagaaaaaataagATGCTTTTCTACTTGAGACAAGACAGAGCCCAAACACTCCAACTCATTATCCCATGTGTAACGCAAATCCAAGGGCTGCCAGAATGTGATAAATATCATTTGAAAAGGATATATTGAAGAATAAGAAATGGTTGACGGTTGCCTACTTGAAGAGGATATCTTGTGGAAGGGAAAGTCCTCAAACTTCGTGTTCCAGACCTCCGCCATTAGGTTTCAGAAAGACAGTTCAATGAAAACCATTACAGATGAGTTGCATTCACATCAATGCTCTCAAATCTAAACTTGATTCTTGAGTGATTACATTCACCAAAGTGAATAATATCCTTTGGAGACCAAGTGGCTGGCCACCTTATTAATATCACACTATCTTCGGGTCTAGATTTAGTATGTGATATAACTTTTGGTGTTAAAGATAATCTTCAGAATAAAAGCTTACTAAATTGCTTTCCAGTGACCACACATTGAACATTATCTACTCTTTTATCACAAGTAAGCATCCCGTTTGTTTACGCAGATAAAATGAACAAAcgtagataaaatgagatgagataaaatgagttaaaattaaagttaaaaattatataaaatattgttagaatatattttttaaatattatttttattttaaaatttaaaaaaattaaattatttattttattttatgtaaaaatttaaaaaaattacaatactgAAATGAGAGTCGAGAttagattaaaataattatgaaaacaaacgagataaATCCAAACACAGACTAATAATGGTAGCTTTACAAGTTACGAGCTTCCCGTGCAAATTAATAACCGCGTCTCAATAATCTACAGTGTATCGTTTCATTTGCATTAAAGTGTTAGCCAGTTGGATGTTTCCCTTTGTACCCCTCTGCCGGTCTGCCCTCTGGATAAAatgcattaattatataaagtaacaaaaaagattattgaaGTTCGCAACGTTTTCCTAATTTCTTCTGGAAACCTTCCTTACCGATCTGCCTCGACGGAACCACGATTCTAAATAGCACGTCCGGCGCCAACTTCGCGCGCAGCTTCGCCGCCGATTCGTCAGCCAACGCCGAGAAGAAAAGCTCGTCCTCTCGGCGGCGTTTCCCAACAGACGATTGTCCAGTTCCTAATTCGGGAGTTGGCAAGTTCACCGGTACGGGTACAGGTACCGGTAGCGACGATTGCATCAATGGGTAACGGGTTCACGGGGAATTGGCCTGGTCGGGCCATTGTTAGGTGCTCAGGGAAGGAGAACATTAACGAATCGCGAAAAGTATATATAGTAAGCGATTGGTTTCCAGTCAATTTACCGAAGTGCCCTCGTCGATTTTGTTGGTTAAAATTCGCAATCACAGTCAAGTCACCATTTTGTCAAGCAAATGCAAAGCTCAGCTTTTATGACATCCCCAACAATCCTTAAACCCTAAAATTCCTGAAAAAAACCTACCCAATACCACCCGACATGCCCATCCCCAAGTCTCTGTTCACCATCCTCACCCACCACTTCTCTACCACCAGAAAGCCCCCAAACCTTTCCAAGATCCCCTCCAAATACAGGCCCCAAGCCATCAAAGAAGCCCAGAAGGCTCTCACGGAGTACCTCCATACCACCAGGAACTTACCCTACACCTTTGCCGAGCACATTGCTAAGAACTCCATGTTTTCGGTCTCCAACCTCATCGCCAAGCTCGATTTCTCGCCCTCCGATTTCTTCAAGAAGTTCCAGAGACTCCTCAGGTACCATCCCGTcaatgaatttgaatttttctttgaaagcaTTGGTATTTGTTATGGTGAACTTAATGGGTTTTTGCCTGCCAACAAGTTCTTTTTCTCCGAAGATGGGACTGTTTTGAATGCGGCTTGTGCTCTTTCGGGATTTGGGTTTCCGTGGACTAGGTTGGGGAAGTTGTATAAGGACGATGTTTCGATTTTCAGAAAGAGTTCGGAGGAGTTGAAGACTAAGCTATGTGGGTTTAAGGGATATGGATTGAGCAATGTTTCCGTGATCGGTATTTGTTTAACTTTTCCGCATGTGTTGGGTGGGGAAGATGAATTGGGGGATGAAGTTGACGCATTGTTTGATGATTTGAAAAGGATCTTTGTAGATTTTGATTTGGCGAGTTATATTGAGGGAAATGTGGATGCTTGGTATGAGGTCTGTAGGAAAGTTCGGTTGTTTTATGATTTGGGTTGTGAGAAAGGAACGGCAGGGGAGCTGATGGGTAGGAGCAAGCACGTTTTCCTCGAATACCCAGAAGAGGTTTTGGCCCAAAAAGCGGAGTACTTTTGTAGATTTGGTGTTAAGGAGGATGCTGGTTTGTTTCTACTTCGGCTCCCGGATATTTTGAAACTTGACTTGGAAACACCGGTGATTTCAGTGCTGGGATTCTTGAAACATTTCGGATTGAACTCAAGCGAATTAAGGTCCATTGGTCAGAAGTACCCTTACGTGTTGGGAAGAAATAAAATGGCTAATTTGCCTCATGTGATGAAGGCTTTGAATCTACACGAATGGTTCTTCCATAGAATTAATAGGGGTAATCATCAATTGTTAGCTAATTACGTCCTTATAGATCCTGAAGAAGACTTGGATAAGGAATTCGGAGATGGCTTGGAGAAGATCCAATCTTCAAGAACCCCTACTCATACtatgaataaattaaaattcttGCATGGGATTGGGTTTGGCGAAAATGCCTTGACCATGAAGGTGCTAGCTCACTTGCATGGCACTGGTATTGAGCTGCAGGAGCGGTTTGATTGCTTCCTTCGTGTTGGTGTGGAATTCTCAAAGCTCTGCAGGATGATAGGGTCAACGCCAAAGGTCATGAACCAAAAACCAGAAACTATTGAGCAGAAAGTGAACTTCCTCAACCAGGAAATGGGAATCTCTTTACAGTACCTAGATATTTTTCCtgcatttttgtgttttaaccTAGAGAACCGGATTAAACCCAGGTACAGATTTCATGTGTGGCTTACAGAGAAGGGTTTTTGTACAAAAACCTACTCCATTGCAAGCATAATTGCCACAAGTGAAAAGAATTTTGTAGCTCGCCTTTCTGCAATTCATCCAGATGCTCCAAAAAGGTGGTCTGAGCATTACTCAAACAAAAAACCACTGGGGTCATAGTTGAGTTTATACAGCCTCTTAGCAGTTTGCTACTTTCTATggtttacaaaattaaagatgAATTTTATGGTGTCGGAAGACCTGTAACAAAACTCACATGCTTGGATTGATCCATCTGGaagttttgtaaattaatataaaatccCCAGCTAACAATAGCATTACTAATTATTTCTGGATACAAGGCATCAACCACTGCCGTTATTGATTTCCAGTGTTGTCTAGTTAATTGCCCACAGAAAGCGCCTGAATGGGCCTccgatcttttttttttttttttttgataggtagaaTGTGCCTCCGATCTTACTTTAGCATCTGTAATTGTTGAGGATCCTCCATCATCAGAAGTAAGTTTTTTCGAGACCCTTTTTTAGGCAATTTGTATATTGTACTTTCGACCATTGCATTGTACTGAATGATTCGTCCCGCCGTCatatttgtgaattatttttgtgtagcTTCTGTATCTCTCTGTATGTTTATCGTGAAAAGATCGGGATGATATTTAGTGCCATCCAACAAACAAACTTTCCATTCCAAGATTACCAAGTtacctctctccctctctctctcagcctATTACACTTGCAGATCGCCTTTTGActcatccaaaaataatatccgctttttttttttctttttttcttttttttttttggggggggggggggggggggggggggggggggggggttggtgttgGAGAATGCTTATATAATGTATACGAGATGATCATtgctgaaattttaaaaaaagttctAATCTGAAAGACACAACTTGAAAAGTAAGCTGTTGTGTTATTCAGACAGGTGGGTGAGGTGCTGTAGCTCCTATTAGAAGTTGCTATTTCACATGGTTTAGGATTCTCAATCTGACTTACAGGCCACACTGCCAAagctttagtttttcttcctgCATTCAAGTTCCTTTTCAATTCTCTACTATAAGACATGCTCttttttggattgagagataaataggatgatttgtaaataataatgaaatttgtgagttgaaatttataaataata encodes:
- the LOC121238517 gene encoding uncharacterized protein LOC121238517 isoform X1 encodes the protein MSSQNIEKVRNSFGATITVLAQNQMPLCASAHESDRVVQTQISGDVPAVLKALEEIGSQLRKPPRQVISISPAYNYTSIRPPQQYLDPTSADYVTFEMVILETLVGGLIGRCGSNISRVTNESGAMIKVYGGKGEQKHRQIQFGGFANSLQR
- the LOC121238517 gene encoding uncharacterized protein LOC121238517 isoform X3 produces the protein MSSQNIEKVRNSFGATITVLAQNQMPLCASAHESDRVVQTQISGDVPAVLKALEEIGSQLRCGSNISRVTNESGAMIKVYGGKGEQKHRQIQFGGFANSLQR
- the LOC121238517 gene encoding uncharacterized protein LOC121238517 isoform X2, encoding MSSQNIEKVRNSFGATITVLAQNQMPLCASAHESDRVVQISGDVPAVLKALEEIGSQLRKPPRQVISISPAYNYTSIRPPQQYLDPTSADYVTFEMVILETLVGGLIGRCGSNISRVTNESGAMIKVYGGKGEQKHRQIQFGGFANSLQR
- the LOC121238517 gene encoding uncharacterized protein LOC121238517 isoform X4 gives rise to the protein MSSQNIEKVRNSFGATITVLAQNQMPLCASAHESDRVVQISGDVPAVLKALEEIGSQLRCGSNISRVTNESGAMIKVYGGKGEQKHRQIQFGGFANSLQR
- the LOC121238514 gene encoding transcription termination factor MTEF18, mitochondrial; translated protein: MPIPKSLFTILTHHFSTTRKPPNLSKIPSKYRPQAIKEAQKALTEYLHTTRNLPYTFAEHIAKNSMFSVSNLIAKLDFSPSDFFKKFQRLLRYHPVNEFEFFFESIGICYGELNGFLPANKFFFSEDGTVLNAACALSGFGFPWTRLGKLYKDDVSIFRKSSEELKTKLCGFKGYGLSNVSVIGICLTFPHVLGGEDELGDEVDALFDDLKRIFVDFDLASYIEGNVDAWYEVCRKVRLFYDLGCEKGTAGELMGRSKHVFLEYPEEVLAQKAEYFCRFGVKEDAGLFLLRLPDILKLDLETPVISVLGFLKHFGLNSSELRSIGQKYPYVLGRNKMANLPHVMKALNLHEWFFHRINRGNHQLLANYVLIDPEEDLDKEFGDGLEKIQSSRTPTHTMNKLKFLHGIGFGENALTMKVLAHLHGTGIELQERFDCFLRVGVEFSKLCRMIGSTPKVMNQKPETIEQKVNFLNQEMGISLQYLDIFPAFLCFNLENRIKPRYRFHVWLTEKGFCTKTYSIASIIATSEKNFVARLSAIHPDAPKRWSEHYSNKKPLGS